From the genome of Actinomycetota bacterium:
TACCTTGGCGGTTCCGTGACCAGCACCACTCTCATGGTCAACGGCCAGGCCGCCGTGGAGGCCGCCCTGGAGGCGGCCGACAACCCGGGCCTCGGAGTCGGCCTGCACCTGAACCTGACTGCGGGCCCGCCGACAGCCGCCGCAAGCAAGGTCAGCTCCCTGCTCGGCTCCGATGGCAATTTCCCGGGGATGCGCCAGGCTTTGTGGCGCCTTACCACCGGCCGGGCCAAGGCTCACGAACTGGAAAACGAGATCGTCGCCCAGGTAGAGCGGCTGCGCTCGCTGGGCGTCAGCCCGACCCACATCGACAGTCATCACCACCTGCATGCGCATCCGCGGCTGCGCTCGCTGATAAAAAGGACCTGTCCCCGCCTGGGAATAACCAGGATGCGGGGATATCACCTGCCGCCGAAGAGCGCCAAGGCCCTGGCGGTGACGATGGCCGCGCGTCTACCGGCGCCCGGCAACGCCATGCAGATGCCGTCTGCGTTTGCCGGCATCGAGGTTATGGGTAGCACCAACATGACCGCCGAGCTGGAGCGCGGGCTTGCCGGCGACGGCGACGCCCTCGAGTTCATGTGCCATCCCGGCTACGCCGATGAGGCGCTGGCGCGTTTGAGCAGTTACAATCAGCCCAGACAGACCGAACTCGAGACGCTGCTTTCGGAGGGCTTCGCCGCCGCGATCGAGAGCTCGGGCGTGCAGCCGATTTCATTCGCGGCGCTCTGATATCTCGAAGACGCAGCGAATGCTGGCGGCGCTCCGACCCCTGGCGGCGTCGATACTACGGGGGAAGCATGAAACTGGACGAATGGTTCACCCGGCGGACCTATCACTACACCCAGTTCGCCGACGTCGAAGAGCTGGTCAGGCTCAAGCGGCAACAGGGCCTGACGATCAGCGTCTGCCTGCCCACCCGTAACGAAGCCGACACCATCCCCTACATCCTCCCGGTCATCAGGCGCGCGCTTATGGAACGTCACCAGCTCGTGGATCAGCTGGCGGTCATAGACTCGCGCTCGACCGACGACACCGCCAGCGTCGCCGCCGGCCTCGGCGCCGAGGTCTTCTTCGACGATGAATACCTTACCGGTCAGCCACGGGCCTCGGGCAAGGGCGAAGCCCTGTGGAAGAGCCTGGTGCCGCTGACCGGCGATATCATCGTCTGGATCGATTCCGATATCAGAAACTTCTCGCCCCATTTCATTTACGGCCTGGTCGGGCCGCTGCTGACCGAACCCGGCATCGGCTACGTCAAGGGCTACTACCGCCGGCCGCTGTTTTTAGGAGAGATGAAACGTGAGACCGGCGGCGGGCGGGTCACTGAGATCTGCGCCAGGCCACTGCTGAGCATGTTCTATCCCGAGCTCTCGGGACTGATCCAACCGCTTTCGGGTGAGTATGCCGGCCGCCGCAGCATCCTGGAGAGCGTGCCCTTCTTCACCGGCTACGGCGTGGAGATCGGACTGGACATAGATATCTTCAGGAAGTTCGGGCTGGAGGCGATCGCACAGACCGACCTGCGCCGCCGCGTCCACCATAACCAGAGCAC
Proteins encoded in this window:
- a CDS encoding ChbG/HpnK family deacetylase, encoding MKRLIVNADDFGLTSGINRAVIECYLGGSVTSTTLMVNGQAAVEAALEAADNPGLGVGLHLNLTAGPPTAAASKVSSLLGSDGNFPGMRQALWRLTTGRAKAHELENEIVAQVERLRSLGVSPTHIDSHHHLHAHPRLRSLIKRTCPRLGITRMRGYHLPPKSAKALAVTMAARLPAPGNAMQMPSAFAGIEVMGSTNMTAELERGLAGDGDALEFMCHPGYADEALARLSSYNQPRQTELETLLSEGFAAAIESSGVQPISFAAL
- a CDS encoding glucosyl-3-phosphoglycerate synthase, which codes for MKLDEWFTRRTYHYTQFADVEELVRLKRQQGLTISVCLPTRNEADTIPYILPVIRRALMERHQLVDQLAVIDSRSTDDTASVAAGLGAEVFFDDEYLTGQPRASGKGEALWKSLVPLTGDIIVWIDSDIRNFSPHFIYGLVGPLLTEPGIGYVKGYYRRPLFLGEMKRETGGGRVTEICARPLLSMFYPELSGLIQPLSGEYAGRRSILESVPFFTGYGVEIGLDIDIFRKFGLEAIAQTDLRRRVHHNQSTVALGRMSFNIMQAVFKRLHDEGRLELRDEPGADYHRIYFRDGNYGIESLETRVIERPPLASLPEYRRLHPQKEEGRL